GTCGGAATCCGCCATGATGCAGTACTTGCCATGAGATGCATAAATGGCCGCTTTCAATGCCGAACCGTAGCCTTTGCGGTTTTCGGGAATCACCCGGGCACCGAGCGACTTGGCTATGAGCACAGACCTGTCGGTCGACCCATTGTCACCTATGACCACCTCGCCTTTGACTCCCAAGGCGGCAAAGCACGCCAAGGCCTTTTCTATACAACGCCCGATGGTCTCCTCTTCATTGAGGCACGGCATGACCGCGGAAACTTCGATTTCCGTATCGGGAAAGAGCATGAGAAAGCTCCGAATTCGTAGACAACGTCATTTGATTTCGCATCTTAGTCAGTTCCGAGCAGAGTCCCTGTGGTTCCGGCTGTTTTGATAGGCCTGGAGCGGAGTATCACAAGACATGCCGCACGGAAACGCTTTATGCGAAATCACTTGCAAGACTGCATCTTTATACCTGTTTTGGGCCCTGGAATCAATAATGAAGAACTAGACGGGTATTGAGCAATAAATGAGAGCCCTTTCACCGAGTCCTCGGATTCTACCTGGAATTCTCATACCATTCTTTTCGAATGTTTTCATATGATGAGCCGGATATTCACCTGTTGACACGCAGTATACTCTTGATACAAATAAATACATATTTTAGATGAAGGGTGCATTAAGGTAAGGACCACACTGAATGTTGACGACAATCTGCTTAAATAGGCATGCGAATTAACAGGGATTAGAGAAAAAACCACATTGGTGAAACTTGGACCTGAAGCTCTGATAGCCAGAGAAAGTGTAAGAGGCTGGTACAATCTGGCGGGACAGGAAAGCAATTGAAAGCCATCCCAAGATGACGAATCACGGAGCAGTGGAGGTGGTCCTTGTGGACACATCAGTGTGGCGAACCTGTGCCATGCGGAGCCCAGGGTGACACGATGGGCTGCGGACTTGATCCCGACTGAATGGTGGGACGGTGAGAGGAGCATTTTGGATTCAGACAAGCTATGTGGCCTATTCAGACCACCGGTCTTGTTCTTTTGGGGAGGTTACCGTGAAAATAAGATTTCAGCCGAAGATAGCCCTTATGGTAGTGTGCGCCTTCTTTTTCTGTTTAACTGCCGCCAATTGCGTCGCGAGTGAATCGGCCACAAAAGCAAAGGCTGCTAAAAACCCTTATCCGTACATCATAAATACACTGCCTGTAGATGGGTACGTCAAAAAACTGATAATCCCGAAAAGTTCTCCCAATTTCCTCTATGCACTGGTTCGGAATGACGGGGGCCCTAAACCTACTGACAAAACTGGTCTGTATATTTTTGACATTTCTGATGTGACCAAAATCGGCCAAATCACATTTTTTCCCGTAACCAGTCCGATAGGAATGGACATGAGTCCCGACGAGAAAACCCTGTTTTTGTACAGTACGTATTTTCAAGGGCAGGATCCGAAAGGTTGGTACGGTGTTATTGCATTGGATATTAACAACCCAAAAGCATTGCGAGAGGTTGGAAGAGTTGAGCTGGATATTCTAAAGGCTCGTCTTTCTGCTGATGGTAAATATCTCTTCGTTTCAGAACGATACCTCACGAAGAAGAATGCAGAACGGTCTATTTTTCACATCTTTCAGGTATTTCATGATAGTGGTCCTAAACTGCTCGCAAGCGTCAAGGACCCGAAAAGGTACTCTACACCCGCATATGAATTTTACCCACTTCCCGACGGCAAACACTTGCTGGTTCAAAATGTGCATAAGAATTTAACGGTCTTTGATATTTCCAATCCGTTGAGTCCAAAAGTGGAGTTAGAGAGAGAAAGTCACATAGGGGACCCCAAGGCTATTCTGCCCAACGGAATTCTTCTCTTGACTGATGAACGGGCCGAAATCTTAGGAAAATTCTTCCCGAAAACTGAGAGATTGGGTGCATTGCAAGGCAACTATTCTGGTGCAGAAGTGACTTTTGTCAGCGACGAGACAATCTATCTTTCTACAGTGGACAATGCACTCCATATTATCGATGTAAGTGACCCGAAATCTCCGAAGGCCATATCCGAATACGTTATGCCCCAGTATATAAGTTCAGCCGCACCGGCACGAAACAGCAACATTGTTTTTGTAGGACTGAATGGATCAATTATGGTGATCGATCCCGACAAAGCGGTCGTCACCTCCGCGCGACTTCGCGCCGCGCATGCTGATGCTTTGAGGCAGTATCACCACAAGGACGTCAAGCAAGACTATGAAAAAACTAGAATCGCAATCAATCTTCTTGAAGCTGCCGGTATCAGAACAGCCGTCAAAGAGCGGCCCCGGGGACTTTCCGATAAGGCATTCGCGAGTATCCTGAACGACTATGGATTCTTCCTGGAAAAAGTATTTCGAATGGCGGAAGCGATTGAGATCTACAAGAAGGCGATCACATTGGACCCGACACGCTCAGTGGCGTACCTGAATCTTGGCGGATGTTTACAGAACCAGTTGCCAGTGGTTGAATCGTTTCAGGAAAAAATTGAACTAACGAAGGAAATAAAGCACGCTTACCTGCAATACAAAAGACTTAAAGGAAAGTCCACACCCGCAATCGATTCCTTTCTCAGCCTTAATATCGTCGATCATCCCATTGATAATTTCTGCGAATACGTGGCGGCCTACGCCAATCAAGGGCGGCTCGGTGAGATATTTGGCTCGGGTAATTCAGTTTTGAAGTCCGATGAAAGTGGAACTATGCACGTAGAGATCGAGTACGGAGGCACCGCACATATTCCTTGGGTCAGCTTGACGGACAACAGCACAAATAAGGGGATTTCAGAGGCTGACGATGGGAATGAAATGGCCGAAGAAGATGGAAATGATGACAATTCATGGACACAGAGAATTGAATTAGTCCCGTTCTCCGATGGGCATCATTTGCTGTATCATAACTATAAGGAATATTTAGTCCGTTCGTCACCTGTTGGTGCGGCACGAAACAAAGGAAATGCCTGCCGCTTTTCTGTGCATGTCACAGAATCGTTCGATAAGAAATCAGTCGACACTGAATTATGTAAACGTATACAGGCTTCGTCGCCTGAATATATCCGTTTCGATCAGCCTCATTCGATCACAAATGAGATGATTGGTAAGAGCGGCTTTTCAGAAACGGGCGTGGGTAAAGCAGGAAAAATAGACTTCGACAACGATGGAAAAGAAGAGACTCTCGTCGAACTCCTATATGCAAGTGGCGCCGGACCGGGTTGTGGATATGATTTCTTTGATTTGTTGAACGCTGAAGAAGACGGATTCTCCAATTCAAAGAAAAGGCAACTATTGCACGAATTACAGGGAATCCGACTCAATGAACGACACCCTGTTCCTCACTGTCAGGGCAATGTCACCGGATGGTTCCGATATAACGGCATTACGTATTACGAAACCAAGTATCCGGGAGAACAGCCGGAATATGAAGGACAAGAATTCCATACTGTCTCGTACATAAAGAATGGGAAGATACATAGGGTCTGCGAAGCATCTTTCAGAGTCCGAATCGAAGGTGAGTATCGGCAAGAAGCGATACAGAATCGGTCGAGAGAATCCCAGGCTGACCTCTCATTGAATGAACGATTGATGCGTGCCGCCGGACAGCATCGTTTGGAAGCGGTGAAGAACCTGCTGGCACAAGGTGCGGACGTGAATGCAAAGTGGGAGGACGGCCGAACAGTCCTCATGCAGGCCGTGCTGTCGACAAATCTCGAACTTGTGAGATTTCTCCTCGATAAGGGAGCTGACGTCAATGCAACAGACCAATCCGGAACGGCCCTGATGTATGCTGCCGAGCGAGGACAATTTGAAATCATGAAAGTCCTCCTCGATAAGGGAGCTGACGTCAATGCCAGAGGTAACAGCGGCATTACGGCTCTCATATACGCTGCAAGGTCGCGAAATGTCGAAGCGGTAAAACTCCTTATTGACAAGGGCGCTGACGTGAAGGCCAAGACCGAATCGGATGAAACGGCCTTTCTTAGCGCTGCCGCCTTAGGAAATCTCGAACTTGTGAAACTCCTCGTTGATAAGGGGGCGAATATACATGACGAGGGCGCATACGGTGGCACGGCCCTCATGTCCGCTGCGTTCCAGGGAAACCTGGAGCTCATGAAATTCCTCGTCGATAAGGGCGTGGACGTGAGAACCAAGAACCAAAAGGGCGACACTGCGCTCATGAGTGCTGTCGTGAGGACCAACTTCGAAGTCCTCCAGTTCCTCATCGATAGAGGTGTAGATGTCAATGCAATGAACAAATACGGAGACACGGCCCTCATGGTGGCTGCCGCGCGGGGACGTATCGAAGTCGTCAAACTCCTGATCTACAAGGGAGCCGATGTCAATGCGATGGGCAGACTCGGGCAAACGCCACTTCTGAAAGCTACCGAAGGGAATCGTCTCGATATCATGAAGCTCCTGATCGACAAAGGAGCTCAGGTCAAAGGCAATATCGGCGCTCCGGTCCTGATAGAGGCTGTCAGAAAGAACAATCTGGATCTCATTAAATTCCTTCTGAATCATGGAGCCGACGTTAATGCCAAAGATCGAAGAGACCAGGGAGTCATCCTGAACGCAACCGTCGAGATCCGCATTGGTGGCGGAGCCGATCCAGATGACGCGACCGACGGAGGCAAGACTGCTCTGATGACCGCTGCTTCGGCGGGAAACCTTGAACTCATCACATTCCTCATCGATCAGGGGGCTGACGTGTATGCCAAAGACCTTTACGGTGGGACGGTCCTCATGTACGCCGCGTCCCAATCAAACATCGAAGTCTTGAAGTTCTTCATCGACAAGGGCCTCGACGTCAAAAGCAAGAACAACAAGGGCGATACCACGCTCATGTCTGCCGCGTCCGGGGGAAACCTGGAAGTCATGAAGTTCCTCGTCGATAATGGCGTGGATGTCAATGCAGCAAACAAGAACGGCGACACAGCGCTCACGGCCCACGCATCGCAGCAAAACCTCGACGTCTTTCAATTCCTGATCGATAGAGGGGCCGATGTGAATGCAAAAAGTAAAGACGGCACAACGGTCCTCATGCGCGTTTCCACGGGTGGAAATCTCCGAGCCGTGAAGTTCCTCATTAGTAAGGGAGCCGATGTAAATGCAGTGGGCAGGCACGGCGAAACGGCACTTCTGTTCGCCACCATGACAGATCGTCTCGAGATTATGAAATTCCTCGTCGACAAGGGAGCTGACGTCAATATCAAAGGAAATAACAGCTACACGCCTTTAATGGAGGCTGCCAGAAATGGACATCTCGAAGCCGTGAAGTTCCTCATCGACAAGGGAGCAGACGTCAATGCGAGAGACGAGCGAGGGCGAATGGTCATCCGGAAGTCTGGTATGTCGATGGAAATTCCTTTCGACGGAGGAACCGATCTCGATGCCAGGACAATGGTAGGAAGCACAGCCCTCATGGCCGCAGTGGAATCAGGAAATCTCGAAGTGGTGAAGGTCCTTATCGCCAATGGGGCCGATCTCAACGTCAGGTGCAGGCACGGCGAAACGGCTCTGGGCCTTGCCTCCGCCCGTAACAAGCCCGAAATTGTCCAATACTTGGAGGCTCATGGCGCAAAACCGTCAGATGAATCTCCTCGCTCGAATCCTCATGGCGCGAAGCCATCAGGCGCACCTCCGCCGCTCCCCCCGATAGAGGGGACGAAGCTCCTCTCAAGATGAAAGCGACTATTTCAGATGTTCTTGAACAGTTGCCGTGGGAATTCTGGGGACATCATGCTTAATTCTGGAACTCCTATCCAATCCTTCCGGGCTAGGATTCCGGAATCGGACGGGGATCTACAGGGGTCGAGCTTGCGTCTCGAGAGAAAGTCATCATTTCCCAGAGACCTGCCGGTGAGCGAAGCGAACCGCGAACGTTTTGCCAGAGTGTCTGAATGACTGTCATTGCGAGCGAAGCGAAGCAATCGCCTGAAATTAAGCGCCTGAGTGCCAGGCGATTGCCACGTCGCTGCGCTCCTCGCAATGACAACGATTAAGTTAGTGCTGAATCGTGGATTCCTAGCTGTTCGCGGACGTTTTCCGTCAACATGGGTCGGCAGAGACGCCGACCTCCACCAGGAAAGTTGAAAGTGGATGCTCTTATTTTAACGCCTATCCCCCTACCCCCCCCTTTATTAAAGGGGGAATTGCAGGTGCCTTCTTCACCCCCCTTTCATAAAGGGGGGAAGGGGGGATTTTTCCCACGAATAACTGAATCGATACTTACCAGGTAACCTCTCAGTTTTGCGCGAGGATATAGATGGCCACGTGGCAAAGATCCTCTGCCGGGGACTCTCGTCGCAGATAGCGTTACAAAAATTTCGTTAGTGCTCCAAAATTTCCACCGGGCACCCTTGACCTTCCCCCATACATGACTTATGGTCATAAAAGACTTGAAGTCATGAGTAGGGGAAGCCTATGGACAATGCTCTTCATCATGCAAATTCGGAGAATTCGCCGTCATGCGGAAAACCGCCCAACAGACGCGAGAAGCGACGAACCGAAACACGCGAACGGATCGTACAGCAGGCTTTAAGGCTTTTCTCCGAACGCGGGGTCATGGCGACTACCGTAGAAGATATTACCAATGCGGCTGATGTCGGCAAAGGGACGTTCTTTAACTATTTTCCCAGTAAAGAAGACATCCTCACCTATCTGTGCCAGTCACAGATGGGAAAGATCAAGGAATTTGTTTCGAAAGCAATTCATTCTACGGAATCAATGGATCAAGTGCTGTATAGACTTGCCTCGATAATTACCGAGGAATTTGCCGACTGTCCAGCGCTGGCACGGAGCCTTCTTGTGCCGTTCTTTGCGAGTGACTCCGCGCGTCAGCGAATGGCAGCCGATTTGAAAAAAGACAGGAAGATGCTTGCAGGTGTCATGGCCGCGAGACAAAAACGCGGCGAGATCCGAGACGATTTGACACCGACTGAATTAGCGCTTCAGTTCCAGCGGGCGCTTTTTGGCACGACTGTCCTGTGGTCGCTGGACCCGTCAAAACCTTTACCCGATTGTCTGAAGGAAATGTCGGATGTCTTATGGTCGGGTATAAGATCTCAGACGAGCAGACAAAATCAATGATACGAGGCACCATCGTCTGAGACGAGACAATTTGGTGTTGGTCCCCATTGTCAGAGAATTCAGAACCAACAATGAAATTCCCTCTCGCGAAGGGTTCATAACGTATGAGCGGAGTATCATCGCATGAAAACACGTTCTGTTAAGGCACTGGTTGTCGTCTGCCTCTTGGCCATTGTGCTGGTGGGCTGTGACAAGAAGCCTCAGTCAGGGTTCGACCGGCCGCCCGCGCCCGTGTCGGTTGTCTCGGCAGTCACGCAGGACGTGCCCGTCTACCTCGACGGGATCGGCAAAACTGTCGCCAGAGAGGTGGTCTCCATCCAACCGCAGGTTTCCGGCCGCATCACCAAAATCCACTTCACCGACGGCGCGGACCTCAAGACCGGCGACCTGCTTTTTACTATCGATCCTCGGCCGTACGAAGCTCAACTCGCCTCGGCCGAAGGCACTCTTGCGGAGAAAAAAGCGCAGTTGGAACTCGCCAAAATCCAGTTCAACCGCTACGCCGACCTGCTCAAGACGAACTCCGTGTCGCAGCAGGAATACGACCAGAGGAAAAACACGCTCGATGTGGCACAGGCCCAGGTGCGACAGAGCGAGGCTGCCGTTGAGACAGCGCGGCTCAATCTGGATTACTGCTCCATCCGCTCACCGATTGACGGTCGAGCAGGACAGAGGCTCGTGGATATCGGGAACGTCGTGGCAGCGAACACAGGCTCGCTCCTGGTCATTGAGCGGTTGGACCCCATCTACGCGGATTTCACAATTGCAGAGACAGACCTTACGGCTGTGCAACGGAACATGCGGCAAGGAACGCTCAAGGTGGAAGTGCGCTTGCCTGACGAGCCCACCAGACCGAGAGACGGGAAGCTTACGTTTCTGGACAATGCCGTTCAGGAAGGTACGGGGACGGTTAAGCTGCGGTCAACGATTGCCAACAGCGATCACTACTTCTGGCCTGGTCGATTCGTCAAGGTTCGGCTTGTGTTGAGCACCTTGAAAGAGGCTGTGCTCGTGCCGGCAGACGCACCTCAAATGTCCGCAAAAGGCGAATTTGTGTACGTAATTAAACAGGATTCCACTGCCGAGCTGCGGCCGGTGAAATTGGGCCAACGTCAAGACGAGTTGGTTGTGGTCGAGCAAGGTCTCAAACCCGATGAGCGAGTAGTAGTCAGCGGCCAGATCGCGGTAACGCCCGGGGCCCAGGTACACGTTCAGGAGTCTCGCTCCGTGCAGACCCGGCCGGCAGGCAACAAGGAGAACGAGTCATGAACCTCTCGGAGCCTTTCATTCGCCGACCGGTTATGACTGCAGTCTTGACGGTCTCAGTGATTTTTTTCGGCGTGCTTAGCTATCTACGACTCCCGGTGAACGACCTTCCGGCCGTTGATTACCCGGTTATTCAGGTTGAGGTGAATTATCCGGGAGCTAGTCCGGACACAATGGCTAACAACATTGCCACGCCTCTGGAACGGGCGTTCATGCAGATTCCAGGACTGGAACTCGTGACATCCAAGAGTTCCCAGGGACACACGAGCCTCACCCTTCAGTTTGTGCTGGAAAAGAGCATAGATGCCGCGGCTACGGACGTGCAGACTGCTATCACTCAGGCTACGGGCAACCTGCCCGTGGACCTGCCTTCGCCACCGACTTTCTCCAAAACCAACCCAAACGACCAGCCGATCCTGTACATCGCGCTCACCAGTGACTCGGTGACTCGAGGCCAGCTCTACGACTACGCGAGTACCCAGGTCGGTCAGCGGATTAGCATTTTGCCGGGTGTGAGCCGAGCGATCGTGTACGGCACGAAGAGCGCGGTCCGTGTCAAGGCGGATCCATCCAAAATGTGGGCACGAAGCATATCCGTGGATGATGTGACTGCCGCGGTCAGAAATGGCACATCGTACGTCGGCGCCGGGCAGTTCGACGATGCAGCGGGCACGGCGTTGTTGCGCCCGCGAGGCCAACTGGAACACGCCCAAGAGTACGGTGATCTTATCGTTGCCACCAGGAACGGCGCTCCGGTGTACCTCCGCGATGTGGCCCAAGTGAAGGACTCCGTCCAGGACGAGCGGATAAACATGCGGTTCTGGCTGCGAGGCTACCCTCTTCCGTCAGCCACCGTGGTCGTCGCTGTCTTCCGTCAAGCCGGGTCCAATGCAGTAGAGGTAGCGAAGAGCATCCGCGATTTGCTTCCGGTGATCAGCCAAGAACTCCCGGGCTCGGTGCGTGTCACGACGATTTACGACCGTTCGCAGACGATTGTCAACAGCGTCCGGGACGTGCAAGAGACGCTCGTGATCGCGTTTGTTCTGGTGGTGATCGTAATCTTCCTGTTTCTTGGGCGAGCCACAGATACTCTGATTCCCGTCGTGGCGCTACCATTGTCGCTTCTGCTTACTTTTGTTGTGATGCACGCGCTCGGGTACAGCCTCGACAACTTGTCGCTCATGGCCCTTACCCTGGCAATCGGGTTTCTCGTTGACGATGCGATCGTGTTCCTGGAGAACACGGTACGTCGTATGGAGCACGGGGAGAAGGCGCTGGAGGCGGCCATCAACGGCGCCCGGGAAATCAGCTTCACAATTCTCTCGATGACCATCTCGTTGGCGGCAGTATTCATCCCTTTGGTCTTCATGTCCGGACTGATGGGTCGCGTATTTCGTGAGTTCGCCATCACGATCGTGGTTGCCATCTTTGCTTCCGGTCTTGTGTCGCTGACGCTCACACCGCTCATGTCCGCAAGGCTGCTTAAAGACCGGGGGCCCGGCGCCAAGAGAACATGGATGGAACGGGTCATCGGTGGCGCGGAGAAAAAGGTTCTCGCCGCTTATGGCAGGTCGCTTTGGTGGTTCTTGCGGCGGCGGTGGATCTCTGCATTGATCTGGGGCGTCTGCCTCGTCGGTACGATATGGCTTTTCATGCTCATCCCAAAGACGTTCCTACCAACCGGTGATAGCAGCTTCATCTGGGGCGTGATGATCGCCCGGGAGGGCTCATCGCCCGAGCAGATGTATCGCCTTCAGGATCAAGCCGACGAGATCCTCAGCG
The sequence above is a segment of the Desulfomonile tiedjei DSM 6799 genome. Coding sequences within it:
- a CDS encoding TetR/AcrR family transcriptional regulator, with the translated sequence MDNALHHANSENSPSCGKPPNRREKRRTETRERIVQQALRLFSERGVMATTVEDITNAADVGKGTFFNYFPSKEDILTYLCQSQMGKIKEFVSKAIHSTESMDQVLYRLASIITEEFADCPALARSLLVPFFASDSARQRMAADLKKDRKMLAGVMAARQKRGEIRDDLTPTELALQFQRALFGTTVLWSLDPSKPLPDCLKEMSDVLWSGIRSQTSRQNQ
- a CDS encoding ankyrin repeat domain-containing protein, coding for MKIRFQPKIALMVVCAFFFCLTAANCVASESATKAKAAKNPYPYIINTLPVDGYVKKLIIPKSSPNFLYALVRNDGGPKPTDKTGLYIFDISDVTKIGQITFFPVTSPIGMDMSPDEKTLFLYSTYFQGQDPKGWYGVIALDINNPKALREVGRVELDILKARLSADGKYLFVSERYLTKKNAERSIFHIFQVFHDSGPKLLASVKDPKRYSTPAYEFYPLPDGKHLLVQNVHKNLTVFDISNPLSPKVELERESHIGDPKAILPNGILLLTDERAEILGKFFPKTERLGALQGNYSGAEVTFVSDETIYLSTVDNALHIIDVSDPKSPKAISEYVMPQYISSAAPARNSNIVFVGLNGSIMVIDPDKAVVTSARLRAAHADALRQYHHKDVKQDYEKTRIAINLLEAAGIRTAVKERPRGLSDKAFASILNDYGFFLEKVFRMAEAIEIYKKAITLDPTRSVAYLNLGGCLQNQLPVVESFQEKIELTKEIKHAYLQYKRLKGKSTPAIDSFLSLNIVDHPIDNFCEYVAAYANQGRLGEIFGSGNSVLKSDESGTMHVEIEYGGTAHIPWVSLTDNSTNKGISEADDGNEMAEEDGNDDNSWTQRIELVPFSDGHHLLYHNYKEYLVRSSPVGAARNKGNACRFSVHVTESFDKKSVDTELCKRIQASSPEYIRFDQPHSITNEMIGKSGFSETGVGKAGKIDFDNDGKEETLVELLYASGAGPGCGYDFFDLLNAEEDGFSNSKKRQLLHELQGIRLNERHPVPHCQGNVTGWFRYNGITYYETKYPGEQPEYEGQEFHTVSYIKNGKIHRVCEASFRVRIEGEYRQEAIQNRSRESQADLSLNERLMRAAGQHRLEAVKNLLAQGADVNAKWEDGRTVLMQAVLSTNLELVRFLLDKGADVNATDQSGTALMYAAERGQFEIMKVLLDKGADVNARGNSGITALIYAARSRNVEAVKLLIDKGADVKAKTESDETAFLSAAALGNLELVKLLVDKGANIHDEGAYGGTALMSAAFQGNLELMKFLVDKGVDVRTKNQKGDTALMSAVVRTNFEVLQFLIDRGVDVNAMNKYGDTALMVAAARGRIEVVKLLIYKGADVNAMGRLGQTPLLKATEGNRLDIMKLLIDKGAQVKGNIGAPVLIEAVRKNNLDLIKFLLNHGADVNAKDRRDQGVILNATVEIRIGGGADPDDATDGGKTALMTAASAGNLELITFLIDQGADVYAKDLYGGTVLMYAASQSNIEVLKFFIDKGLDVKSKNNKGDTTLMSAASGGNLEVMKFLVDNGVDVNAANKNGDTALTAHASQQNLDVFQFLIDRGADVNAKSKDGTTVLMRVSTGGNLRAVKFLISKGADVNAVGRHGETALLFATMTDRLEIMKFLVDKGADVNIKGNNSYTPLMEAARNGHLEAVKFLIDKGADVNARDERGRMVIRKSGMSMEIPFDGGTDLDARTMVGSTALMAAVESGNLEVVKVLIANGADLNVRCRHGETALGLASARNKPEIVQYLEAHGAKPSDESPRSNPHGAKPSGAPPPLPPIEGTKLLSR
- a CDS encoding efflux RND transporter permease subunit — protein: MNLSEPFIRRPVMTAVLTVSVIFFGVLSYLRLPVNDLPAVDYPVIQVEVNYPGASPDTMANNIATPLERAFMQIPGLELVTSKSSQGHTSLTLQFVLEKSIDAAATDVQTAITQATGNLPVDLPSPPTFSKTNPNDQPILYIALTSDSVTRGQLYDYASTQVGQRISILPGVSRAIVYGTKSAVRVKADPSKMWARSISVDDVTAAVRNGTSYVGAGQFDDAAGTALLRPRGQLEHAQEYGDLIVATRNGAPVYLRDVAQVKDSVQDERINMRFWLRGYPLPSATVVVAVFRQAGSNAVEVAKSIRDLLPVISQELPGSVRVTTIYDRSQTIVNSVRDVQETLVIAFVLVVIVIFLFLGRATDTLIPVVALPLSLLLTFVVMHALGYSLDNLSLMALTLAIGFLVDDAIVFLENTVRRMEHGEKALEAAINGAREISFTILSMTISLAAVFIPLVFMSGLMGRVFREFAITIVVAIFASGLVSLTLTPLMSARLLKDRGPGAKRTWMERVIGGAEKKVLAAYGRSLWWFLRRRWISALIWGVCLVGTIWLFMLIPKTFLPTGDSSFIWGVMIAREGSSPEQMYRLQDQADEILSEDPAVNATFTMTGNNQFLSSNQGLLLAFLNPPNERAPIQAVAGQLMGKLGAIPGVFPFLRPFPVLEISTGATNRNQGQYAFSLSGVNAGQVYEVAGKLMGKLREYQGFQTISWDYFNNTPNVDIDIRRDQARTYGVSEARILGLLRNAYSQNYLYLIKKPEDQYQVILEVKDAERSKPEDLSLLYIKSDDGRNMVPLNALVTWKTTLGPQAVNHLNQFPSVTFYFNLKPGVAMGEATDFVAKTAAEIVPPTMRANLQGEALTFRDTVKDLTVLMGLAVFVMYVILAILYESYVHPLTVLSTLPTALVGGLVTLLLFGEQASLYAFVGMFMLMGIVKKNGIMIVDFARQRVEAGEPAEKAIHDASMDRFRPIIMTTLAAVIGAIPIAVGFGADAASRRPLGLVIVGGLVVSQFITLYITPVIYLYLEEFQEKVLDRTSFFRSGHSRVLPEPLHQSQLGVRSTD
- a CDS encoding efflux RND transporter periplasmic adaptor subunit, which encodes MKTRSVKALVVVCLLAIVLVGCDKKPQSGFDRPPAPVSVVSAVTQDVPVYLDGIGKTVAREVVSIQPQVSGRITKIHFTDGADLKTGDLLFTIDPRPYEAQLASAEGTLAEKKAQLELAKIQFNRYADLLKTNSVSQQEYDQRKNTLDVAQAQVRQSEAAVETARLNLDYCSIRSPIDGRAGQRLVDIGNVVAANTGSLLVIERLDPIYADFTIAETDLTAVQRNMRQGTLKVEVRLPDEPTRPRDGKLTFLDNAVQEGTGTVKLRSTIANSDHYFWPGRFVKVRLVLSTLKEAVLVPADAPQMSAKGEFVYVIKQDSTAELRPVKLGQRQDELVVVEQGLKPDERVVVSGQIAVTPGAQVHVQESRSVQTRPAGNKENES